One genomic segment of Panicum virgatum strain AP13 chromosome 2N, P.virgatum_v5, whole genome shotgun sequence includes these proteins:
- the LOC120659185 gene encoding uncharacterized protein LOC120659185 isoform X1, translated as MLFLDSNNLSRSLELGSFTALISSLLSDTSRDSFLPYSSSFSGGDDWASGGAICPVFAQPFAGGELSSRYGLHQFCFKFEGEVQCHAVSPKQLVYCLLVQKYILMGSDKQSGSPRPLLGTLKMGRVRTILTHTYPYPHEHSRHIMTAVIIACLFFISSDNMHTLIHKLDNNIKWWSMYVCLIGFFYFFSSPFLGRTIQPSYSNFNRWYVAWICFASLYHLPSFQSMGVDMRMNLSLFLTIYFSSVLFIIAFHIIFIGLWYVGLVARMAGTRPGIWTIIQNCTVISIACCVFYSHCGNRAVHKSKSFGSSSDPNLLAFLENENGSTWISNFLRMNQLKDQICSSWFAPVGSASDYPLLAKWVIYGELVCSGSCAGPSDEISPLYSLWATFVGLYIANFVVERSTGWTLTHPSTDLEDEKLKRDMKPDFLDMVPWYSGTSADLFKTAFDLMVSVTLFVGRFDMRMMQAAMKGPTDDTQDGDLLYDYFNEREDLWFDFVADTGDGGNSSYTVARLLAQPSIRTVIGGSMHTLPRGNLLLIGGDLAYPNPSSFTYERRFFRPFEYALQPPPWYKAEHIALDKPELPPGVSKMSEYDGPQCFIIPGNHDWFDGLHTFMRYICHKSWLGGWFLPQKKSYFALQLPKGWWIFGLDLSLHGDVDVYQFKFFADLCRNKVGENDSVIVVTHEPNWLLDWYWQETTGKNVSHLIQEYLNGRCRLRMAGDLHHFMRHSATRSEKPNFVQHLLVNGCGGAFLHPTHVFRNFERFSGTTYECKAAYPSYEESSGIALGNILKFRKKNWQFDTIGGFIYFILVFSMFPQCNLVHILNEETWSGRLKSFSSTLWSSLLYIFEHSYVSSVGSLTLLMASYSFVPSKLSRRKRAIIGGLHVLAHLTSALLLMLLLELGIEICIRNHLLATSGYHPLYEWYRSMESEHFPDPTGLRARLEHWTLGLYPACIKYLMSAFDVPEVMAVTRINICKNGMMSLSRSVLIMYYTSVFIYFWIFSTPVVSLIFGSYLYICINWFHIHFDEAFSSLRIANYKSFTRFHIKKDGDLEIFTLAVDKVPKGWKLDPRWESEVRGPHHLSHDRKHPSKWRSASSPDPVRSVRVVDHFTIERTRPSEMEPSC; from the exons ATGCTCTTCCTGGACTCCAACAATCTCTCCcgctcgctcgagctcggctcattCACAGCTCTCATCTCCTCCCTTCTCTCGGACACAAGCAGAGACTCTTTCCTCCCTTACTCTTCCTCCTTCTCTGGCGGagacgactgggcgagcggcggcgccatttgtcctgtcttcgcccagccctttgccggcggcgagctatcctccag GTATGGCTTACATCAGTTCTGCTTCAAGTTTGAAGGAGAAGTTCAGTGCCACGCCGTTTCCCCCAAACAGCTAGTATACTGCTTGCTTGTACAAAAATATATCCTCATGGGTTCTGACAAGCAGAGTGGCAGCCCACGCCCACTCTTGGGAACCCTCAAGATGGGTAGAGTTAGGACTATCCTGACACATACATATCCATATCCTCATGAGCACTCCAGGCATATTATGACCGCAGTGATTATTGCCTGTCTATTTTTCATATCATCTGACAATATGCATACACTCATACATAAATTGGACAACAATATCAAGTGGTGGTCCATGTATGTTTGCCTCATTGGCTTCTTCTATTTCTTCTCATCCCCTTTTCTTGGAAGGACCATTCAGCCAAGCTACTCAAATTTTAACCGCTG GTATGTCGCTTGGATTTGCTTCGCATCCCTGTACCATCTTCCTAGCTTCCAATCAATGGGGGTTGATATGCGCATGAACCTTTCGCTTTTTCTGACGATATATTTCTCCTCGGTCCTTTTCATTATTGCATTTCATATCATATTTATTGGTCTCTGGTATGTCGGGCTGGTTGCTCGCATGGCAGGAACAAGACCAGGAATATGGACAATAATCCAGAACTGTACT GTAATCAGTATTGCTTGCTGTGTCTTCTACAGTCATTGTGGGAACCGGGCTGTGCACAAGAGCAAATCTTTTGGTAGTAGTTCTGATCCAAatttgcttgcttttcttgaaAATGAAAATGGAAGTACGTGGATATCAAATTTTCTCCGTATGAACCAGCTGAAAGATCAGATATGTTCATCCTGGTTTGCTCCTGTTGGATCTGCGAGTGACTATCCTCTGCTTGCGAAATGGGTTATCTATGGGGAG TTAGTTTGCAGTGGATCTTGTGCTGGCCCATCAGATGAAATATCCCCTTTGTACTCATTATGGGCTACATTTGTTGGCCTCTATATTGCTAACTTTGTTGTGGAGAGATCAACCGG ATGGACACTTACCCACCCATCAACAGATTTGGAGGATGAGAAGCTGAAGAGAGATATGAAGCCAGATTTCCTGGATATGGTGCCTTGGTATTCAGG GACATCAGCTGATTTATTCAAGACAGCATTTGATCTTATGGTCTCTGTGACTCTTTTTGTTGGGCGCTTTGACATGCGCATGATGCAG GCTGCAATGAAAGGACCAACAGATGACACTCAGGATGGTGACTTGTTATATGACTACTTCAATGAAAGGGAAGACCTTTGGTTTGACTTTGTTGCAGACACTGGTGATGGAGGAAATTCATCATATACAGTTGCCCGACTGTTGGCCCAGCCATCCATTAGGACTGTAATTGGTGGCTCTATGCATACTCTTCCACGTGGGAACCTGCTTCTTATTGGCGGAGATCTTGC GTACCCAAACCCGTCATCATTTACTTATGAGAGGCGTTTCTTTAGGCCCTTTGAGTATGCTCTGCAGCCTCCACCTTGGTATAAGGCTGAACATATAGCTCTTGATAAGCCTGAGCTTCCTCCTGGTGTATCAAAGATGTCGGAATATGATGGACCACAGTGTTTCATAATTCCTGGAAACCACG ACTGGTTTGATGGACTGCACACTTTTATGAGATATATATGCCACAAAAGCTGGTTAGGTGGATGGTTTCTACCTCAGAAGAAGAGTTATTTTGCGTTGCAGCTTCCCAAGGGTTGGTGGATATTTGGTCTTGATTTATCTCTTCATGGCGACGTTGATGTGTACCAGTTCAAGTTTTTCGCAGATCTTTGTCGGAATAAG GTTGGAGAAAATGACTCAGTGATTGTAGTGACACATGAGCCAAACTGGCTTCTTGATTGGTACTGGCAGGAGACTACAGGCAAGAATGTCTCACATTTAATTCAGGAATACCTGAATGGAAGATGTAGACTTCGCATGGCTGGGGATTTACACCATTTTATGAGGCATTCTGCCACTCGATCAGAAAAGCCTAATTTTGTGCAACACTTGCTTGTCAATGGATGTGGTGGCGCCTTTTTGCACCCAACACATGTTTTTAGAAACTTTGAGAGGTTTTCTGGAACCACCTATGAATGCAAGGCAGCTTATCCATCTTATGAGGAGTCTAGCGGG ATTGCACTGGGTAACATACTGAAGTTCCGCAAGAAGAATTGGCAGTTTGACACTATTGGTGGTTTTATCTACTTCATATTGGTGTTTTCAATGTTCCCGCAG TGTAATCTTGTTCACATCTTAAATGAAGAAACTTGGTCTGGGCGTCTGAAAAGCTTCTCAAGTACATTATGGAGTTCTTTGCTTTATATTTTTGAACACTCTTATGTCTCTTCAGTCGGAAGTCTAACTTTGTTGATGGCATCATATTCATTTGTACCATCGAAACTCTCACGGAGGAAAAGAGCTATTATAGGCGGCCTCCATGTTTTGGCTCATTTAACTTCAGCTCTACTTTTAATGTTGCTGCTGGAGTTGGGCATTGAAATTTGTATTCGGAATCATTTATTAGCAACTTCAG gTTATCACCCTCTATATGAATGGTATCGGTCCATGGAAAGCGAGCATTTTCCAGATCCTACTGGTCTTCGTGCTCGTTTGGAACATTGGACTCTGGGACTGTACCCAGCATGTATAAAATACCTTATGTCAGCTTTTGATGTCCCTGAG GTCATGGCAGTGACAAGGATAAATATCTGCAAGAATGGGATGATGTCCCTTTCGCGAAGCGTTCTTATCATGTACTACACCTCTGTGTTTATCTATTTCTGGATTTTCTCGACTCCAGTTGTTTCCCTAATATTTGGTAGCTACCTATACATCTGCATCAACTGGTTCCACATTCACTTTGATGAAGCATTCTCATCACTGCGCATCGCAAACTACAAATCTTTCACAAGGTTTCATATTAAGAAGGATGGTGATCTGGAAATATTTACTCTTGCAGTTGACAAG GTCCCAAAGGGCTGGAAGTTGGATCCGAGATGGGAGTCAGAGGTAAGAGGACCTCATCACCTTAGCCACGACCGGAAGCACCCAAGCAAATGGAGGTCAGCCTCATCACCAGACCCTGTCAGATCTGTCCGAGTTGTTGACCATTTCACAATTGAAAGAACAAGACCCTCAGAAATGGAGCCTTCTTGTTGA
- the LOC120659185 gene encoding uncharacterized protein LOC120659185 isoform X2, whose amino-acid sequence MLFLDSNNLSRSLELGSFTALISSLLSDTSRDSFLPYSSSFSGGDDWASGGAICPVFAQPFAGGELSSRYGLHQFCFKFEGEVQCHAVSPKQLVYCLLVQKYILMGSDKQSGSPRPLLGTLKMGRVRTILTHTYPYPHEHSRHIMTAVIIACLFFISSDNMHTLIHKLDNNIKWWSMYVCLIGFFYFFSSPFLGRTIQPSYSNFNRWYVAWICFASLYHLPSFQSMGVDMRMNLSLFLTIYFSSVLFIIAFHIIFIGLWYVGLVARMAGTRPGIWTIIQNCTVISIACCVFYSHCGNRAVHKSKSFGSSSDPNLLAFLENENGSTWISNFLRMNQLKDQICSSWFAPVGSASDYPLLAKWVIYGELVCSGSCAGPSDEISPLYSLWATFVGLYIANFVVERSTGWTLTHPSTDLEDEKLKRDMKPDFLDMVPWYSGTSADLFKTAFDLMVSVTLFVGRFDMRMMQAAMKGPTDDTQDGDLLYDYFNEREDLWFDFVADTGDGGNSSYTVARLLAQPSIRTVIGGSMHTLPRGNLLLIGGDLAYPNPSSFTYERRFFRPFEYALQPPPWYKAEHIALDKPELPPGVSKMSEYDGPQCFIIPGNHDWFDGLHTFMRYICHKSWLGGWFLPQKKSYFALQLPKGWWIFGLDLSLHGDVDVYQFKFFADLCRNKVGENDSVIVVTHEPNWLLDWYWQETTGKNVSHLIQEYLNGRCRLRMAGDLHHFMRHSATRSEKPNFVQHLLVNGCGGAFLHPTHVFRNFERFSGTTYECKAAYPSYEESSGIALGNILKFRKKNWQFDTIGGFIYFILVFSMFPQCNLVHILNEETWSGRLKSFSSTLWSSLLYIFEHSYVSSVGSLTLLMASYSFVPSKLSRRKRAIIGGLHVLAHLTSALLLMLLLELGIEICIRNHLLATSGYHPLYEWYRSMESEHFPDPTGLRARLEHWTLGLYPACIKYLMSAFDVPEVMAVTRINICKNGMMSLSRSVLIIILITAHRKLQIFHKVSY is encoded by the exons ATGCTCTTCCTGGACTCCAACAATCTCTCCcgctcgctcgagctcggctcattCACAGCTCTCATCTCCTCCCTTCTCTCGGACACAAGCAGAGACTCTTTCCTCCCTTACTCTTCCTCCTTCTCTGGCGGagacgactgggcgagcggcggcgccatttgtcctgtcttcgcccagccctttgccggcggcgagctatcctccag GTATGGCTTACATCAGTTCTGCTTCAAGTTTGAAGGAGAAGTTCAGTGCCACGCCGTTTCCCCCAAACAGCTAGTATACTGCTTGCTTGTACAAAAATATATCCTCATGGGTTCTGACAAGCAGAGTGGCAGCCCACGCCCACTCTTGGGAACCCTCAAGATGGGTAGAGTTAGGACTATCCTGACACATACATATCCATATCCTCATGAGCACTCCAGGCATATTATGACCGCAGTGATTATTGCCTGTCTATTTTTCATATCATCTGACAATATGCATACACTCATACATAAATTGGACAACAATATCAAGTGGTGGTCCATGTATGTTTGCCTCATTGGCTTCTTCTATTTCTTCTCATCCCCTTTTCTTGGAAGGACCATTCAGCCAAGCTACTCAAATTTTAACCGCTG GTATGTCGCTTGGATTTGCTTCGCATCCCTGTACCATCTTCCTAGCTTCCAATCAATGGGGGTTGATATGCGCATGAACCTTTCGCTTTTTCTGACGATATATTTCTCCTCGGTCCTTTTCATTATTGCATTTCATATCATATTTATTGGTCTCTGGTATGTCGGGCTGGTTGCTCGCATGGCAGGAACAAGACCAGGAATATGGACAATAATCCAGAACTGTACT GTAATCAGTATTGCTTGCTGTGTCTTCTACAGTCATTGTGGGAACCGGGCTGTGCACAAGAGCAAATCTTTTGGTAGTAGTTCTGATCCAAatttgcttgcttttcttgaaAATGAAAATGGAAGTACGTGGATATCAAATTTTCTCCGTATGAACCAGCTGAAAGATCAGATATGTTCATCCTGGTTTGCTCCTGTTGGATCTGCGAGTGACTATCCTCTGCTTGCGAAATGGGTTATCTATGGGGAG TTAGTTTGCAGTGGATCTTGTGCTGGCCCATCAGATGAAATATCCCCTTTGTACTCATTATGGGCTACATTTGTTGGCCTCTATATTGCTAACTTTGTTGTGGAGAGATCAACCGG ATGGACACTTACCCACCCATCAACAGATTTGGAGGATGAGAAGCTGAAGAGAGATATGAAGCCAGATTTCCTGGATATGGTGCCTTGGTATTCAGG GACATCAGCTGATTTATTCAAGACAGCATTTGATCTTATGGTCTCTGTGACTCTTTTTGTTGGGCGCTTTGACATGCGCATGATGCAG GCTGCAATGAAAGGACCAACAGATGACACTCAGGATGGTGACTTGTTATATGACTACTTCAATGAAAGGGAAGACCTTTGGTTTGACTTTGTTGCAGACACTGGTGATGGAGGAAATTCATCATATACAGTTGCCCGACTGTTGGCCCAGCCATCCATTAGGACTGTAATTGGTGGCTCTATGCATACTCTTCCACGTGGGAACCTGCTTCTTATTGGCGGAGATCTTGC GTACCCAAACCCGTCATCATTTACTTATGAGAGGCGTTTCTTTAGGCCCTTTGAGTATGCTCTGCAGCCTCCACCTTGGTATAAGGCTGAACATATAGCTCTTGATAAGCCTGAGCTTCCTCCTGGTGTATCAAAGATGTCGGAATATGATGGACCACAGTGTTTCATAATTCCTGGAAACCACG ACTGGTTTGATGGACTGCACACTTTTATGAGATATATATGCCACAAAAGCTGGTTAGGTGGATGGTTTCTACCTCAGAAGAAGAGTTATTTTGCGTTGCAGCTTCCCAAGGGTTGGTGGATATTTGGTCTTGATTTATCTCTTCATGGCGACGTTGATGTGTACCAGTTCAAGTTTTTCGCAGATCTTTGTCGGAATAAG GTTGGAGAAAATGACTCAGTGATTGTAGTGACACATGAGCCAAACTGGCTTCTTGATTGGTACTGGCAGGAGACTACAGGCAAGAATGTCTCACATTTAATTCAGGAATACCTGAATGGAAGATGTAGACTTCGCATGGCTGGGGATTTACACCATTTTATGAGGCATTCTGCCACTCGATCAGAAAAGCCTAATTTTGTGCAACACTTGCTTGTCAATGGATGTGGTGGCGCCTTTTTGCACCCAACACATGTTTTTAGAAACTTTGAGAGGTTTTCTGGAACCACCTATGAATGCAAGGCAGCTTATCCATCTTATGAGGAGTCTAGCGGG ATTGCACTGGGTAACATACTGAAGTTCCGCAAGAAGAATTGGCAGTTTGACACTATTGGTGGTTTTATCTACTTCATATTGGTGTTTTCAATGTTCCCGCAG TGTAATCTTGTTCACATCTTAAATGAAGAAACTTGGTCTGGGCGTCTGAAAAGCTTCTCAAGTACATTATGGAGTTCTTTGCTTTATATTTTTGAACACTCTTATGTCTCTTCAGTCGGAAGTCTAACTTTGTTGATGGCATCATATTCATTTGTACCATCGAAACTCTCACGGAGGAAAAGAGCTATTATAGGCGGCCTCCATGTTTTGGCTCATTTAACTTCAGCTCTACTTTTAATGTTGCTGCTGGAGTTGGGCATTGAAATTTGTATTCGGAATCATTTATTAGCAACTTCAG gTTATCACCCTCTATATGAATGGTATCGGTCCATGGAAAGCGAGCATTTTCCAGATCCTACTGGTCTTCGTGCTCGTTTGGAACATTGGACTCTGGGACTGTACCCAGCATGTATAAAATACCTTATGTCAGCTTTTGATGTCCCTGAG GTCATGGCAGTGACAAGGATAAATATCTGCAAGAATGGGATGATGTCCCTTTCGCGAAGCGTTCTTATCAT CATTCTCATCACTGCGCATCGCAAACTACAAATCTTTCACAAGGTTTCATATTAA
- the LOC120659187 gene encoding quinone-oxidoreductase QR2-like, translating to MAATKIYIVYYSTWGHVTALAEELKKGAESVGGVEATVWRVPETLPEEVLGKMYAAPKREDHPVISAKQLAEADGVLLGFPTRFGMMAAQMKAFLDSTGGLWQEQALAGKPAGFFFATGTQGGGQESTALTAVTQLAHHGMIYVPLGATFGARMFAMDEVRGGSAYGAGTFAGADGSRTPTETELAMANHQGKQFAAVAKKLKA from the exons ATGGCGGCGACCAAGATCTACATCGT GTACTACTCGACCTGGGGCCACGTGACGGCTCTGGCGGAGGAGCTCAAGAAGGGCGCCGAGTCCGTGGGCGGCGTCGAGGCGACGGTGTGGCGCGTCCCCGAGACGCTGCCGGAGGAGGTGCTGGGGAAGATGTACGCGGCGCCCAAGCGCGAGGACCACCCGGTGATCTCGGCGAAGCAGCTGGCGGAGGCCGACGGCGTGCTGCTGGGCTTCCCCACGCGGTTCGGCATGATGGCCGCGCAGATGAAGGCGTTCCTCGACTCCACGGGCGGGCTGTGGCAGGAGCAGGCCCTGGCGGGCAAGCCCGCGGGCTTCTTCTTCGCCACCGGCACCCagggcggcggccaggagtcCACCGCGCTCACCGCCGTCACGCAGCTGGCGCACCACGGCATGATCTACGTCCCGCTCGGGGCCACCTTCGGCGCGCGCATGTTCGCCATGGACGAGGTCCGGGGGGGAAGCGCCTACGGGGCCGGCAccttcgccggcgccgacggcaGCAGGACGCCCACCGAGACCGAGCTCGCCATGGCCAACCACCAGGGGAAGCAATTCGCGGCCGTCGCCAAGAAGCTCAAGGCCTGA